In a genomic window of Mycolicibacillus parakoreensis:
- a CDS encoding adenylate kinase, with protein sequence MRVVLLGPPGAGKGTQAVKLADKLGVPQISTGDLFRHNISAGTELGVQAKKYLDAGDLVPASLTNALVEDRIDQPDAAGGFILDGYPRSVEQARALQAMLERRNTGVDAVVDFQVSQDELLARLKGRGRADDTDDVIRHRMQVYRDETAPLLEYYRDELKTVDAIGDVEEVFERALRVLGR encoded by the coding sequence GTGAGAGTCGTTCTGCTCGGACCGCCCGGGGCGGGCAAGGGCACCCAGGCCGTCAAGCTGGCCGACAAGCTCGGGGTTCCGCAGATCTCCACCGGCGATCTGTTCCGGCACAACATCTCCGCCGGCACCGAGCTGGGCGTGCAGGCCAAGAAGTATCTCGACGCCGGGGACCTGGTGCCGGCGTCGCTGACCAACGCCCTGGTCGAGGACCGCATCGACCAGCCCGACGCCGCCGGCGGGTTCATCCTCGACGGCTATCCGCGTTCGGTCGAACAGGCCCGGGCGTTGCAGGCCATGCTCGAGCGGCGCAACACCGGCGTGGATGCGGTGGTCGACTTCCAGGTCTCCCAGGACGAGCTGCTGGCCCGGTTGAAGGGCCGTGGACGCGCCGACGACACCGACGACGTGATCCGTCACCGCATGCAGGTCTACCGCGACGAGACCGCGCCGCTGCTGGAGTACTACCGCGACGAGCTCAAGACCGTGGACGCGATCGGCGACGTCGAAGAGGTATTCGAGCGGGCCCTGCGCGTTCTGGGGCGCTAG